Proteins encoded by one window of Vigna radiata var. radiata cultivar VC1973A chromosome 5, Vradiata_ver6, whole genome shotgun sequence:
- the LOC106759789 gene encoding tRNA dimethylallyltransferase 9 isoform X2, which yields MLDLQSLPQTKERRYHIIWLTYCTHLKFFEDARQATRCILDNGRVPIVVGGTGLYLRWFIYGKPDVPKASPVITSEVNQELAELQRNDDWDTAVRLVVKAGDPKAQFLAVNDWYRLRRSLEIIKSSGSPPSAFRVPYDSFREQGECSVAEDSESSDMNTYSDGMEETSSSDLDYEFMCFFLSSHRLDLYRSIDYRCEDMLLGRDGLLSEAQWLLDTGLHPNSNSATKAIGYRQAMEYLQRCREQGGQSSAAEFYKFLFEFQKASRNFAKRQLTWFRNEKIYQWLDGSKPLETILSFINGAYHDWNGSLPVPEHLRMSRDISNRRDEKHLKSYRSRNRHFVKGEDCSHILNWISKTQR from the exons ATGTTGGATCTGCAAAGCCTTCCCCAGACGAAAGAAAG GAGGTACCACATCATCTGGTTGACATACTGCACCCATCTGAAG TTTTTTGAGGATGCAAGGCAAGCTACAAGATGTATTCTTGACAATGGCCGTGTTCCCATAGTTGTTGGAGGCACTGGTTTGTATTTAAGATG GTTCATATATGGAAAGCCAGATGTACCTAAAGCTTCTCCAGTGATTACATCTGAAGTAAATCAAGAATTAGCTGAACTACAGAGGAATGACGACTGGGATACAGCTGTACGGTTGGTGGTAAAAGCAGGAGACCCAAAGGCTCAATTTCTAGCAGTGAATGATTGGTATCGACTACGGCGTAGCCTAGAGATTATTAAG TCTAGTGGATCACCTCCTTCTGCATTTCGGGTACCATATGATTCTTTCAGGGAACAGGGTGAATGTAGTGTTGCTGAGGATTCTGAGTCATCTGATATGAACACGTACAGTGATGGAATGGAAGAAACCAGCTCATCAGATTTAGACTATGAGTTTATGTGCTTTTTCCTTTCTAGTCATAGACTTGACCTCTATAGATCAATTGATTATCGGTGTGAAGATATGCTTTTAG GAAGGGATGGGCTTTTGTCTGAGGCTCAGTGGCTTCTTGATACGGGTCTTCATCCAAACTCCAATTCTGCAACTAAAGCAATTGGTTACAGACAA GCCATGGAGTACTTACAAAGATGCAGAGAGCAAGGGGGTCAGAGTTCTGCTGCAGAGTTTTACAAATTCTTGTTTGAATTTCAAAAAGCATCACG GAATTTTGCAAAAAGGCAGTTGACATGGTTTCGTAATGAAAAGATATACCAGTGGCTTGATGGTTCTAAACCTCTG GAAACCATTCTCAGTTTCATTAATGGCGCATACCATGATTGGAATGGAAGTCTTCCTGTGCCTGAACACTTAAGAATGTCGAGAGATATTTCTAATCGCCGAGATGAAAAACATCTAAAGTCTTACCGCTCCAGAAATAG GCATTTTGTGAAGGGGGAAGATTGTTCTCATATTCTTAATTGGATAAGCAAGACTCAAAGGTGA